From Erigeron canadensis isolate Cc75 chromosome 5, C_canadensis_v1, whole genome shotgun sequence:
aaaaggtTGAAATGTATAGAAGCCCTTCTCCGAGCTTTAGCTctaaggggggagggagtggttACCATTCTTCCCCCATCACTAACCAATAAAATTTTACCACCTCATTTTACTCCATTTTCCCCCCATCTTCCCCAAATCACTGGCGGCACTTTCCCCatctccacctcatcatttctttttcatttatttttaatactatttcatttatgtttcatatatttttaatactatataattttacaaactatataaaataacaacaataatattaaaaacatcacattttattagaaatattaaaaacacattacaacataCTAAAAAAAACGACTTGCATAAAAATAAACACTACGacatacttaaaaattaaaacattttacgacatactaaaaaaacaaactactcATTAAGATATGGCAAATTTTGAGCCGCGACATGCTCCGTGAGGTCGAATCGAAGACGGTGATGGACATCCTCATCTTGTATCTCATCGTATACATCACCGTTATAAACTGCTTCCACCGGCGGATCCATGATATGAACCGGTGATATCGCCCTACCATCGCGCTTTATGATCATGTTATGCAAAATACATAGCGCATAAACATATTGACCAATTTTGTGTTTGGTCATAGGCCGGAGAGGTCGAATGAGAATCTTCCATTTTTTTTTGAGCACACTGAAAGCGCGCTCCACATCTTTTCTTGCTGCCTCTTGTAACCTCTTGAATTTCTTTTCCTTTGGGTCGGTAGGATACGGGTACGCTTTAACTAAGGTCAGCCACTTGTTGTAGATTCCATCGGTAAGATGGTAGCCGCGTTTGTAATCCCGTCCATTCACAGAAAATGAACTATTTGGAGCCGTCCTAGTATCTCTTGAAGATACAAATCGGATTGATTCAACACATTGAGATCATTGTTCGACCCCGGCGCTCCAAAAAaggcatgccaaatccacaaatccTGTGACGCCGTAATCTCAATCATAATAGTAGGCACACCATAGTCACCTCTCGTATATTGCCCTCTCAACCTTTTAGGACAATTCCTCCATTCGATGTGGGTACAatcgatgctaccaagcatGCCGGGAATGTGGTGCTTAGCCTCATGGGCCTCGAATATGCGTGCAACATCGTATTGAGTCGGCCTGCGTAGGTACTCTCGGCCATACAACTTAATGATGGCATCACAAAAATGATCAAGAGTTTCACGTGAAGTTCTTGCGGACATGCATAAGTACTCGTCATTCTCATCGGGTGCGTTGCCTGTTGCAAGTTGTCTTACCGCCGACGTGATCTTTTGTAAAGCCAAGAAACTTCTCTTGCCTCGAGCGTCGTATCCTTCTTGAAAATATGGGAAGTTAGCTTCAATGTCGTCTACTATGGataaaaacatacttttatCCATACGAAACTTGCGACGAAAATAAGCGTCGTCAATTGGTTCTTCAACAAACCAATCGGTCATTAGAGTTTGAAGACCAATATCACGCCGGCTACTTTGACGGGGTCGGAATGCACTAGAACTTGCGGTGTCTTGAAGATATTTATGTGCTTTAAGCAAAAATTGCAAAGAACTACCCGTGGATTCGTCGGTAGAAGTAGGATAATTTAAATCCTCCGACGAAGAAGAAtcaaatgacatttttttttttataaaagggatggagttttggtatataatttgaaataaAGAGGAGAGAAAATTGAGAAGAATGGtgttttttgtataaaaatggtGAAGTGGTGTTGGtttttatagataaaaagatttaaaaaaataaaataaattttttttttaatataacgGTCGTGAGACCCGTCGTGAGACCCGTTAGTGGGGGGTCCCACGAGTTTGACCAACCAATGAGCAGCTTTCTCTTTCCTCCCTCtctcctctttcttcttcttcaccgCGTGGCTTCCTTCCCCCAAATTCCTTCTCTCTCTCCTGCGGCGGTGTGCCCGCCCTGCCCCGCGACCCCCTAACCCCTTCGCCGCTACCACTCCCTCCCCTCTAAGCCTCTAACCCCAACTCACAACTACGTTTAAGTCAAACATACTCTATGAATGTCAGATCCCAAACCGAGACTTCCGAATGTTTGTTGTACTTAAAACTGTTGTCACTTCCAGTGAGTACGTAATACGTCAGGTACTAGACATGTTTGCCTTATGTAATACAATAACGTAAATAAGTAAACAAGACCAATACAAGTAAATTACATAAAGTAAATTGATAGAACACAATGTAACTTTTAagtgtattatatttatattaatgaaaatacaAATTATAGTTCTTAAACTGGTGGAACACAATTTCTAGTTAAATCAAAATGGGTGGTCGAACCACCACTAccaatttgatatttttttttgtctttggtTTGCGAATGACTGTGTTCACgaattgtatcataaattgGATCGCCGAATCAAAGACAATATTCGTGAGGTGTCCAACAAATCTTGTAACTATGATTTAAGCATTTAGACTTTGATCAAATAATTGAGTAGAACcttaataatatcattatattgTTGAACAATTAATTCACATGTTTTGTTTTATGAGTGACCACGTACGTCGTGTTCGACATCTATAGAAATGATGCCGTTTTGTTTTTATCTGGCTCGAGTTatgttttctttcttgttttagtttttcGATTATATATTTTACTACTCTGCTGCGTTTTGTCTACACGAGCTGATTACTAAATTGATTGGCAggaaatattatttaattttaacattGGGATATCTCATAGTAAGtaattcatcttttattttattagcgACAACAATGGTAATCTGATCCAATGAATATCCATCCGATATGATTCATTATTGGTGGATATGGATGACGTTAAATGAATGAATATTGGATGTGGAACGAGTATAGATGAAAGTTTGTCATCCATTAATGTCACCAATTAAcccaaaattaattaaatttgttgatttatttatattattacatatataaatgaagatgtgtttaacatattttatatttttgttaaatatatatgattcGTAACTTTTGAGGTggtgtgtttttaaaattttgatgttgCAACCAAAATATGTTCAATCGAAATTAAGCTAGTAGTAAGTATTAAATATACTTTTGGATTgcaaaatgttataaaatattatgtCTTTTGATTGTACAAGCTAAAAAACTAATGACTTTTgattatataatatagaaaaaaatcATGCAATCATGTAACAACAAAAGAAACCAAAGaacaatgtatatataatataatttataaataaactatcAACA
This genomic window contains:
- the LOC122601884 gene encoding uncharacterized protein LOC122601884, with the protein product MSFDSSSSEDLNYPTSTDESTGSSLQFLLKAHKYLQDTASSSAFRPRQSSRRDIGLQTLMTDWFVEEPIDDAYFRRKFRMDKSMFLSIVDDIEANFPYFQEGYDARGKRSFLALQKITSAVRQLATGNAPDENDEYLCMSARTSRETLDHFCDAIIKLYGREYLRRPTQYDVARIFEAHEAKHHIPGMLGSIDCTHIEWRNCPKRLRGQYTRGDYGVPTIMIEITASQDLDTRTAPNSSFSVNGRDYKRGYHLTDGIYNKWLTLVKAYPYPTDPKEKKFKRLQEAARKDVERAFSVLKKKWKILIRPLRPMTKHKIGQYVYALCILHNMIIKRDGRAISPVHIMDPPVEAVYNGDVYDEIQDEDVHHRLRFDLTEHVAAQNLPYLNE